The Candidatus Woesearchaeota archaeon sequence AATAATTTTAATGATGAAAATGAAAAATTCAAATTTATATTTTGTGGAAATTATTATCACTATTTGAAGTTTAATGAGGGATTGAATGCAAACACACAATTAATTATGATTTTAGCTATTGTTGAGAAAATTTATTCTAAAGATGATTTTATTGATTTTAAAGATTGGTGTTCTAAAAATCAAAGTGAAATTAATATAAGAGATTTTACATCATTCAAAAGCATGTTAGAATGTTTAAAATCACAATATCATAAAATCCACGGGTCAAGACAAAAAGTATTGGGTTTCTTCAAAGATTATTTTGATGAAGAAGACAAAAAAAGTTTACTAGATTCAATTATTTTCAAGCCAACAATTGAAGGTTTAGATGGTGAAAAAATAGATTTCCATAAATTTATCAATATTCTTTATATAATGAGAAATAATTTTGTTCATGATGCTAGATTTGTTCCTATTCATAAGGAGGGAAGAATCGGAGGCAATATTCGTTATAATAATAAAGAAGTATTTGTTCATTTTGAAATGAAAATGAATGAATTCTTAAAAATGTTTGAAAAAGCATATATTAATTATTTTAGGAGCTTACAAAATGACTAAAATCAATAAAATGGATAGTTCTATCCACAAAAGTGGACAATTAAAGAAGGAGATAGATTTACTCATCCCTTTTATCAAACAGCCATGGAAGGATTTTACTTTAACAGAAATAAAAACTGCAACAAAAAACAAATCTCATCATTATGTTTATGAAGCTTTAGAGAAATTCTCAAAAACTATCTTAAAAAAAGAAAAGCGAGGTAACACAAACATATACAAAATAAATGAAAATACCAAAGAGTTAGATCATTTTATCTTAGCAGAAACAGTTCTAAAGCAAAAAAACAAACAGATACCAAACAAAGTCATCCAACAAATTGAAAGTAAAATCAAAACCTCATTTTATACATTATTAATAACTGGAAGCTATGCAAAAAACAAGCAAACAAAGGATTCAGATTTAGATATTGCAATAATTATTCCAGAAACAAGCAAAAAACCTTTTGAAATAGCATTAAAAGAAGGAGAATTAACCATCCCAGAAGTTCATGGATTTGTTTTTACAGAAGAAGAATTTTATCAGATGCTAATAAATAAAGAATTTAACTTTGGCAAAGAATGTGCAAAAAATCATATTATAATGCATGGAATAAGTCAATATTATAAAATACTATTAAGAGGTCTTCAAAATGGATTCAAAGGTTGAATTATACTTAAAAAGAGCAAGAACAGAGATGAATATGGGAATACTACTCTTAAAATCATCAGGAACTAAACTACTTAATGATTTTGATATTCCGGAAGATGAAACATTTTACAGCGGAGTAATTAGTCATTGTTATTATTCTATATTTTATTCTGCAAAAGCAATGCTTTTAACAAAAGGAATAGATACAAAAGCTCCAGAAGCACATAGAAAAACACTAGATGCTTTCAAAAAAGAGTTTATTGATTCAGGCATATTGGATATGAAATTATTAATGATTTACAAAAAAATGATTGTAAAAGCAGAAAGTCTATTGCAGATATTCAAATCAGAAAAAAAGAAACGAGGAGATTTCACATATAATACAATTTCACAGGCAAATATAGAACCTGCAGATGAATCATTAAAAAATGCAAAGACTTTCTTTAAACATTGCAATGCTTATCTGAATCAAGAATAAAATATTATATTATATTAAGAATTATGGTTTTCTCGCCCCCTTCTAAAAATATGAATATTCGAGCAACAAAGTTGCGAGTGTAGATGTCCGTTAGGACTAGGAACTCCCCCCTTAAATTAAAGAACTCCCCTTTCTAC is a genomic window containing:
- a CDS encoding nucleotidyltransferase domain-containing protein — encoded protein: MTKINKMDSSIHKSGQLKKEIDLLIPFIKQPWKDFTLTEIKTATKNKSHHYVYEALEKFSKTILKKEKRGNTNIYKINENTKELDHFILAETVLKQKNKQIPNKVIQQIESKIKTSFYTLLITGSYAKNKQTKDSDLDIAIIIPETSKKPFEIALKEGELTIPEVHGFVFTEEEFYQMLINKEFNFGKECAKNHIIMHGISQYYKILLRGLQNGFKG
- a CDS encoding HEPN domain-containing protein, translating into MDSKVELYLKRARTEMNMGILLLKSSGTKLLNDFDIPEDETFYSGVISHCYYSIFYSAKAMLLTKGIDTKAPEAHRKTLDAFKKEFIDSGILDMKLLMIYKKMIVKAESLLQIFKSEKKKRGDFTYNTISQANIEPADESLKNAKTFFKHCNAYLNQE